From Novosphingobium decolorationis, one genomic window encodes:
- a CDS encoding response regulator transcription factor → MSVPASPSSASEPRSAQGETRRHTIALVDDDRNILTTVSIGLQAEGFSTRVYTDGETALKAILENPPDLAIFDVKMPRMDGLELLRHLRERSSLPVIFLTSKDEEPDEALGLAMGADDYITKPFSQRLLAARIRAILRRSELVRTGPEQPIQENLPEPVVRGRLALDPARHQVEWDGQAVSLTVTEFLILEAMALRPGVVKSRNQLMDAAYNDDIYVDDRTIDSHIKRLRRKFRAVDPSFNAIDTLYGAGYSFSDEHAASGEG, encoded by the coding sequence ATGTCCGTGCCAGCATCCCCGTCCTCCGCTTCCGAGCCCCGCAGCGCCCAGGGCGAGACGCGGCGCCACACGATCGCGCTGGTCGACGATGACCGCAACATCCTGACCACGGTCTCGATCGGGCTGCAGGCCGAAGGTTTTTCCACAAGGGTCTATACCGACGGCGAAACCGCCCTGAAGGCGATCCTCGAAAATCCGCCTGACCTGGCCATCTTCGATGTGAAGATGCCGCGCATGGATGGCCTGGAATTGCTGCGCCATCTGCGCGAGCGCTCCAGCCTGCCGGTGATCTTCCTCACCTCCAAGGACGAGGAACCCGACGAGGCGCTTGGCCTTGCGATGGGCGCGGATGACTACATCACCAAGCCCTTCAGCCAGCGTCTTCTTGCCGCCCGCATCCGCGCCATCCTGCGGCGCAGCGAACTGGTGCGCACAGGGCCAGAGCAGCCCATCCAGGAGAACCTGCCCGAACCCGTCGTGCGCGGACGCCTCGCGCTCGACCCGGCTCGCCACCAAGTGGAGTGGGACGGACAGGCGGTCTCGCTCACCGTCACCGAGTTCCTGATCCTGGAAGCCATGGCGCTGCGCCCGGGCGTCGTCAAAAGCCGCAACCAGCTCATGGACGCGGCCTACAACGACGACATCTATGTCGACGACCGGACCATCGACAGCCACATCAAGCGGCTGCGCCGCAAGTTCCGCGCGGTCGACCCGTCCTTCAATGCCATCGATACCCTTTACGGCGCGGGCTACTCGTTTTCGGACGAGCACGCCGCGAGTGGCGAGGGGTGA
- a CDS encoding sensor histidine kinase → MAERSHARIAASLPVRLGLSWRVSLTARILAVNIIALALMAGSLFYIDSYRRELLDERFRLARSEAEITAQALSGESLDRQRNLIARIGTTQKLRLRLYDADGDLVADSFKLAPPSYRFIDPDSEPWLQDAARLLDQGMDFLLGARRIPAYRNPPEQAIQDWPVAREALATGETRIDQKAAPDQTPVILAATPLGDRGEILLMTRNARDITENVRMARQTLAIIVGAALGVSILLSLFLARTIVDPLRKLVRATVRVRLGRERSVVVPRLPDRRDEIGLLARAVSDMTGALRLRIDAVERFAADVAHELKNPLTSLRSALENLERVDDPDLRRQLVTVANDDVRRIDFLVTEIADASRIDAQLSRTTFEPVDMNSLLRALVAERAQRGVNGASEVVIAQTGAGPLVAPGDAPRLERVLQNLLDNAVSFSPEGAPIDVTLESVKSKVRITISDHGPGIPKAARERIFERFHSLRPSSEEFGRHSGLGLSIARTIVDAHSGSLFATDRDDGLPGGCFVLTLPQWPSEPEA, encoded by the coding sequence ATGGCCGAGCGCTCGCATGCCCGCATCGCGGCCTCGCTGCCCGTCCGCCTGGGGCTGTCCTGGCGCGTCTCGCTGACGGCGCGCATCCTCGCGGTCAACATCATCGCGCTCGCCCTCATGGCGGGCAGCCTCTTCTACATCGACAGCTACCGCCGCGAACTTCTCGACGAACGCTTTCGCCTTGCCCGCAGTGAAGCCGAGATCACCGCCCAGGCCCTCTCCGGGGAAAGCCTCGACAGGCAACGCAACCTGATCGCGCGCATCGGAACCACGCAGAAGCTGCGCCTGCGCCTCTACGATGCCGATGGCGATCTTGTCGCGGACAGCTTCAAGCTGGCCCCGCCATCCTACCGCTTCATCGACCCCGACAGCGAACCCTGGCTACAGGACGCGGCGCGCCTGCTCGATCAGGGCATGGACTTTCTCCTGGGTGCCCGGCGCATCCCGGCCTACCGCAACCCACCCGAACAGGCGATCCAGGACTGGCCTGTCGCTCGCGAGGCGCTCGCGACAGGCGAAACGCGCATCGACCAGAAGGCCGCGCCCGACCAGACCCCGGTCATCCTTGCCGCCACCCCGCTCGGCGACAGGGGTGAGATCCTGCTGATGACCCGCAACGCACGCGACATCACCGAAAACGTGCGCATGGCCCGCCAGACGCTCGCAATCATCGTGGGCGCTGCGCTCGGGGTCTCGATCCTGCTGTCGCTGTTCCTCGCCCGCACGATCGTCGATCCCTTGCGCAAGCTCGTACGCGCGACGGTGCGCGTGCGCCTCGGACGCGAGCGCAGCGTGGTCGTCCCCCGCCTGCCCGACCGGCGCGATGAGATCGGCCTCCTCGCCCGCGCCGTCTCCGACATGACCGGCGCGCTCCGCCTGCGCATCGACGCGGTCGAGCGCTTCGCGGCCGATGTCGCGCACGAACTCAAGAACCCGCTCACGTCGCTGCGCAGCGCCCTTGAGAACCTGGAGCGGGTGGACGATCCCGACCTACGGCGCCAGCTCGTGACGGTGGCTAACGACGATGTACGGCGGATCGACTTCCTAGTGACCGAGATCGCCGATGCCAGCCGTATCGACGCGCAGCTCAGCCGTACCACCTTCGAGCCGGTCGACATGAACAGCCTCCTGCGCGCCCTTGTCGCCGAGCGCGCCCAGCGCGGCGTGAACGGCGCGAGCGAGGTCGTGATCGCGCAGACGGGGGCGGGCCCGCTGGTCGCACCGGGTGACGCCCCGCGCCTTGAACGCGTGCTCCAGAACCTGCTCGACAACGCCGTATCCTTCTCCCCCGAGGGCGCGCCCATCGACGTCACCCTGGAGAGCGTGAAGAGCAAGGTGCGCATCACGATCAGCGACCACGGCCCGGGCATTCCCAAGGCCGCACGCGAACGGATCTTCGAACGCTTCCACTCGCTGCGCCCCTCGTCGGAGGAATTCGGGCGCCATTCGGGCTTGGGGCTCTCGATTGCCCGCACCATTGTCGATGCCCACTCCGGCTCGCTCTTTGCAACCGATCGCGACGACGGATTGCCGGGTGGCTGCTTCGTCCTCACCCTTCCCCAATGGCCCAGCGAGCCCGAGGCATGA
- a CDS encoding HPr kinase/phosphorylase, with product MTTGASPSLVRQATCVACAGRAILIEGPSGAGKTSLALELIDRGAVLVGDDGVVLEPRAGHLVARPHPRTAGLIEVRNLGILDEPFCAEARVCLHILLDSSAPRFIEKAQGIELAGLVIPSLRLSPESGPMAIKAERALAVHGLGPATR from the coding sequence ATGACCACCGGTGCCTCGCCTTCGTTGGTCCGACAGGCAACCTGCGTCGCGTGCGCGGGGCGCGCCATTCTCATTGAAGGCCCGTCGGGCGCGGGCAAGACCTCGCTCGCGCTCGAGTTGATAGACCGGGGCGCGGTGCTTGTGGGCGATGATGGCGTAGTCCTCGAACCGCGCGCCGGGCATCTCGTCGCCAGGCCCCACCCCCGCACAGCCGGTCTGATCGAAGTCCGCAACCTTGGCATCCTCGACGAACCGTTCTGCGCCGAGGCTCGGGTCTGCCTCCACATCCTCCTCGATAGCAGCGCTCCGCGTTTCATCGAGAAAGCCCAGGGCATCGAGCTTGCGGGGCTGGTCATTCCTTCCCTGCGCCTTTCGCCCGAGAGCGGCCCGATGGCCATCAAGGCCGAACGCGCGCTCGCCGTCCATGGCCTAGGGCCCGCAACTCGCTGA
- the rapZ gene encoding RNase adapter RapZ, producing MTATPEPTPEASAHGAHDTGTDPALPQRQSVLLVTGMLGAGKTTVLRVLEDLGWEIIDNFPIRLLEGLLDVPGEAQSDLPTPLAIGFDSRTRGFDPERVIAQVKTLSERPDIALTTLFLDCQSAELERRYNETRRRHALAADAPVATGIQAERDLLTPLRRWAEVLIDTSEFTSNDLQRVIRERFAESATEGTTLTISSFGFARGMPPLADLVFDMRFLDNPHWDPDLRPQTGQDAAVGDFIRKDPAFSEAFSRIRDLLLLLLPRYKAQGKSYVHIAFGCTGGKHRSVFTAEQMASALRHSGFSPTLLHRNLGSRAADLLEGEPRRDDKH from the coding sequence ATGACCGCAACACCTGAGCCCACCCCCGAGGCCAGCGCACACGGCGCCCACGACACGGGGACTGACCCGGCGCTGCCCCAGCGTCAATCGGTCCTGCTTGTCACCGGCATGCTTGGTGCCGGAAAAACCACGGTTCTCAGGGTCTTGGAGGACCTTGGCTGGGAAATCATCGACAACTTCCCGATCCGCCTGCTCGAAGGTCTGCTCGATGTTCCGGGCGAGGCGCAGAGCGATCTTCCCACGCCCCTTGCCATCGGCTTCGATTCGCGCACCCGCGGCTTCGATCCCGAGCGTGTGATCGCCCAGGTAAAAACCCTTAGTGAGCGGCCAGACATCGCGCTGACGACGCTCTTCCTCGATTGCCAGAGCGCCGAGCTCGAGCGCCGCTACAACGAAACCCGCCGCCGCCATGCGCTCGCCGCGGACGCCCCTGTCGCGACCGGTATCCAGGCCGAGCGCGACCTGCTCACGCCGCTGCGGCGCTGGGCCGAAGTGCTGATCGACACCAGCGAATTCACCAGCAACGATCTCCAGCGCGTGATTCGCGAGAGATTCGCCGAAAGCGCGACCGAGGGTACCACCCTCACCATTTCAAGTTTCGGGTTCGCGCGCGGGATGCCCCCGCTCGCCGACCTGGTCTTCGATATGCGCTTCCTCGACAATCCCCATTGGGACCCGGACCTTCGCCCACAGACCGGGCAGGACGCGGCCGTTGGCGATTTCATCCGCAAGGATCCGGCCTTTTCCGAGGCATTCAGCCGGATACGCGACCTGCTCCTGCTCTTGCTGCCGCGCTACAAGGCGCAAGGCAAAAGCTATGTCCATATCGCCTTCGGGTGTACCGGCGGGAAACACCGTTCGGTTTTTACTGCGGAACAGATGGCATCGGCCTTGCGCCACTCGGGATTTTCCCCCACATTGCTGCACCGCAACCTGGGCTCACGAGCAGCCGATCTTCTTGAAGGAGAGCCGCGGCGTGATGACAAGCACTAA
- a CDS encoding PTS sugar transporter subunit IIA — translation MIGMILVTHGNLAEEFVHAMEHVVGDQTAVETVCIGPNDDMERRRAEIAEAIVKVNNGEGVIILTDLFGGTPSNLAISLMEAGTVEVIAGINLPMLIRLAKARACMSVRDAAVAAREAGRNYITIASEYLGQDA, via the coding sequence ATGATCGGCATGATTCTGGTCACTCACGGCAATCTTGCCGAAGAGTTCGTTCACGCAATGGAACATGTCGTCGGCGATCAGACGGCGGTTGAGACCGTGTGCATTGGTCCCAACGACGACATGGAGCGGCGCCGTGCCGAGATTGCCGAGGCCATCGTCAAGGTGAACAACGGCGAAGGCGTGATCATCCTCACCGACCTGTTCGGCGGAACACCCTCGAACCTCGCGATCTCGCTGATGGAAGCCGGAACGGTCGAAGTCATCGCCGGGATCAACCTGCCCATGCTGATCCGCCTCGCCAAGGCCCGCGCCTGCATGTCGGTGCGCGACGCCGCCGTGGCCGCGCGTGAAGCGGGGCGCAACTACATCACCATCGCAAGCGAATACCTGGGACAGGATGCATGA
- a CDS encoding HPr family phosphocarrier protein has protein sequence MNDCRETVTIVNKRGLHARASAKFVNYVTELPASVSVSVSKDGASAVGNSILGLMMLGAAKGDSIEIACTGDDAQSALDRLVALVRDGFGEDQG, from the coding sequence ATGAACGACTGCCGTGAGACGGTAACCATCGTTAACAAGCGCGGACTTCATGCCAGGGCCAGTGCCAAGTTCGTGAATTACGTCACCGAATTGCCCGCAAGCGTGTCGGTTTCGGTCAGCAAGGATGGCGCAAGCGCGGTGGGCAATTCGATCCTGGGCCTGATGATGCTGGGCGCCGCCAAGGGCGACAGCATCGAGATCGCGTGCACCGGCGACGACGCGCAGTCCGCGCTCGACCGGCTTGTTGCGCTGGTGCGTGACGGCTTTGGCGAAGACCAGGGCTGA
- a CDS encoding TrmH family RNA methyltransferase, whose product MTYRRTITGFSNPLVKFLRSLRDKKHRRREQRFLAEGLRLLTDARESGILPEMLVMATGRAAHPLLDQLEEAVTAAGGEVVEMDQDILAKVTGKDNPQAVAGVFAEFDTRLAGIDRQAAPIWLVAQALRDPGNLGTMLRTGDAVGAGGLILIDDCADPFSVEAVRASMGAIFTQKLAMARWDEFQSWLREGEGQLVAASLRDPTDYRKAPYAAPCFLMVGNESQGLPAEYEDACDLRVTIPMRGRADSLNAAVAGAVLAYEALAHLDP is encoded by the coding sequence GTGACGTACCGCCGCACCATCACCGGATTTTCCAATCCGCTCGTCAAGTTCCTGCGCTCGCTGCGCGACAAGAAGCACCGCCGGCGTGAGCAGCGCTTCCTGGCTGAAGGCCTGCGCCTGCTGACCGACGCGCGCGAATCGGGCATTCTCCCCGAGATGCTCGTCATGGCGACCGGCCGCGCCGCCCATCCCCTGCTCGACCAGCTCGAAGAGGCCGTAACCGCGGCGGGCGGCGAAGTCGTGGAGATGGACCAGGACATCCTCGCCAAGGTGACCGGCAAGGACAACCCGCAAGCCGTTGCCGGGGTTTTCGCCGAGTTCGACACGCGCCTTGCCGGGATTGACCGGCAGGCCGCTCCCATCTGGCTCGTCGCGCAGGCGCTGCGCGATCCGGGGAACCTGGGGACGATGCTGCGCACCGGCGATGCGGTCGGGGCTGGCGGCCTCATCCTCATCGACGACTGCGCTGACCCCTTTTCGGTCGAAGCCGTGCGCGCCAGCATGGGCGCCATCTTCACGCAGAAGCTGGCGATGGCGCGCTGGGATGAATTCCAGTCCTGGCTGCGCGAAGGTGAGGGCCAATTGGTCGCCGCCTCGCTGCGCGACCCGACCGACTACCGCAAGGCGCCTTATGCGGCGCCCTGCTTCCTCATGGTCGGCAACGAATCGCAAGGGCTCCCGGCCGAATACGAAGACGCCTGCGACCTGCGGGTCACGATCCCGATGCGCGGGCGCGCGGACAGCCTCAACGCTGCGGTTGCGGGCGCGGTCCTCGCATACGAGGCCCTCGCCCACCTCGATCCCTGA